From Paenibacillus graminis:
GTCTGGACAGCAGCACATCGTCTGCGCCGGGTATCGCCTTCACATGGATGTAGCCCCGAAAGTGGTAGGTGTTCCTTAGCCGTTCAAGAGCGGCAATCATTTGCTCGGTTGTATAATCGGGACTCCGCATAATCCCGGAGCTGAGAAACAGGCCTTCTATGTAATTGCGGCGGTAAAACTGCATGGTCAAATCCGCGAGCTCTTCTGGCGAGAGTGCAGCCCGGCGTGTCTGGTTGGATTTACGGTTCACGCAGTAAGCGCAGTCGTATATGCATCCGTTGGTCATCAGTACCTTAAGCAGCGAAATGCAGCGTCCGTCTGCTGCAAAGCTGTGGCAAATCCCCATGCTGACTGCATTGCCCAGGCCGCCGGCCTGGTTCTTACGATCTGAACCGCTGGAGGTGCAGGCGACATCATATTTGGCCGAAGCCGTTAAAATTTCTAGTTTCTCCATCATATCCATACAGAATCCCCCTCATATTGGGAATTATATACCGAACATGTGTTCTTGTCAAAGGTAGATGGAGTGAGTGATGCCGGGCTTTTTTGCGAAAATGTATGCGCATTCCTTCTTATGCTATAATAGCAACTAATAGCTAGGAGCATAAACATTATTAGTTGTCATAAATAATAGAACGGGAGTGTTGAGGGGATGAGAGGGTATAATATTTGGCGTCCATTGATGCTGATTATGGTTGCGCTGCTTACGAGAACATTGGTGAATAGCGTGTGCCTCATGTTTGGAATGTCACCGGATTCGGCAAGCAGTGTTGCGATGATCGGGATGATTATTGCCGCGCTGGTGATGTATAACCGGATGATGAAGCATCGGAGGAAATAACCGAATACGTCCGGCAGTCTGCATGACCAGGTTTTTTGGAGTTTTCATTTCACCCATGGGCTAATTGGAATGATATTGTGAGTATAACAGCCAAATAAGCTCTCTGCGGCTGCTGACGCCAGCTTTGGTGAAAATGGATTTCAGATGATCCTGTACTGTATATGCAGAGATATGGAGGTATTGGGCAAGCTCCTTGGTGGATTTCCCCTTCGACAGTTGGTCTACGATTTCTTTCTCGCGTTCCGTCAAGCCATATGCTTCGGTGATCAGGGGGAGCAGCTCTGATGCCTTTGTTGCCGTAAAAGAAACTGCAAGCTGAACAAGGCCGGAAGGTCCTTCAAGCTTGCTGGCTGTAAGCGTCAGGAATTGCCCGGTCTCCACTGGAACACAGAGCTTTGCTCCCGGAAAACTGCGGTCTGGAGTCTTCCCTTCAGCCAACGCTCTTAAGCTGACCGAACGAATGGGGCCGGGTAAGGACTGCGGTGCCTGACGCTCTGTAAGCCGCAGCTTGTCCAGCCAATATTTCCCTCCGGAATTAAGGCTTACTGGAACCAACTGCTCATTAAGCACTAGGATGCCTTCCTCCAGTGGCTGCTCAAGGCCAGAGCCGCGCATCCGGCTGAGAGCCTTTGCTTTTAGCTGGCTGGCTATTAAGGGGCCGGCATCGCTTATTAGTGTTATCTCCTCAGGCTGAAAATAGCCGCCACCCCTTTGGCGGAACAGGGTCAAAAACCCCCAGCAAGCGTTCCCTACCTTAAGAACCGCCCTCAGTTCATCCCCAAAACCTGCCTGATGCAGCACCTCACGGTAACGGCGGCTCCGCATCGGCTGTCCGGCGGTTGCCTCCCATAAGGACCCTGCAGCAACCGGAGCCTGTGCCAGGTCGGTGAATTTGTTGTAGTCGTCATCCAGATACTCATTATCCAGGAGATTGCCGTGAATGGCTTCAATGCCCTGTTCAGTCATGGCACCTGTGGTGAGCAGGGTAACAGGATCGACGGACGTACAGCAGGCCGCATCAAAAGGCAGCACCGTTCTTAGCCTTGTTAACATGATCTCCCTGTACATCAGAGATGACAGTTCCCGGTCCCCATCCAGTTCCTGAAGAAGTCTGGTAATCCGAATAGCTGCTTCTTTCATGATGCCGCCCTCCCTAAATCCCATAAATGTGGGATAGTGTATTTGATGTCCGGTCCTGATAATTGAGAATAGTTCTTATTATATCTGATGGTAACCGATCATCAAAATGGAGGGTTTGCTATGAAAGACGGTATGGGCCGCATGGATAGCTGCTGCAGGAGGAGCGCGGAATGAGAACAGATATTGTTGTGATTGGCGGATATGGCCATGTGGGGGCACAAATCTGCTTGCTGCTGAGTGACAGGTTTCCGGGCGTCGTCTATGCGGCAGGCAGAAGTCTGGATCGTGCGGAGCAGTTCTGCAAGAGCACCGGAGGCAGAGTTAGTCCGTTACAAATGGATGCCGCCGAAGCTTTTTCCGCAGAAAAAATGCGCGGCGTTAAAATGGTGATAATGTGTCTGGATCAGCAGGACAGCTCTTTTGCAGAGACTTGCCTGACCGGGGGGATTCATTATATTGATATTACGGCGAATCTTGCGTTTTTCGGACAAATGGCGCGCCTTAACCAATCTGGCAATAAGGTTGGAGCAACTGCGGTACTCAGTGTAGGGCTGGCCCCGGGGCTGACCAATTTGCTTGCGGGCGAGGCAAGGCTGATGATGGATGAGGTTCAGCAGCTGGATATTGCCATAATGCTCGGGCTGGGCGACAGCCACGGACAGGCAGCCATAGAATGGACCGTTGACAACCTCTCTGCGCGGTTTGAAATCTTGCAGGATGGCAAGATGGCCAATGTAGACAGCTTTACCGGTGCCAAAAGAACAGATTGGGGTGCAGGCCTTGGAATACGCCGGGCCTACCGTTTCCCCTTCTCCGACCAGCTGATTCTGCCGCAGACATTAGGCATCCCTTCGGTGTCTACCCGCCTATGCTTTGACTCCCGGGCGGCTACCGGCGGGATAGCATTGCTCCAGAAGCTTGGGCTGCTCCGCTGGCTCAGGCGCGGACGTTTGCGTGCGGCGGCTGTGCGTTCTTTTGGCAAAATCCGCTGCGGTACAGAACGTTATGCCATCAAGGTGGAGGCAACAGGTCTGAAGAATGGGGCAAAAGCAACCGCTGAGTATGTAATACAGGGCTTCCGGGAATCGGCGGTCACGGCTCAAGTGGCTGCCATTGCAGCCGGGGCTGTGTACAGTAATGGCAGCGGCACACCGGGAATTTATCATTTGGAGCAGCTGCTCCGGGTCCGGATGGGCGAAGACCGTATTTCGCTCTACTTGCCGGGTAAAGAGAGTGAGGGGGTGGAAGAGATTACAGGTCTGTATTGCTGGTCAAGGGTTTCTGTATAGATAACGTGGCAGAGGGGAAGATCAGATACTTACAGAGCGATAGAGTACAATACCTTTGCTTCTCGAAAGTGGATTCATTATAGTAATAGATATGCATAGGTTCGCAAAATCTTAGAGATTTCGGAAGGGGCAGGGCCTTCTATAGAACCTGCACTGGATAGGCAAATGACAATCAGGAGGAAAAGAAATTGACTACACAGTATTTAGGAGTTCCATTAGAAGGCTTTGCAGAATTCAGCCGGACTGTAGGTGCAGAAGGCGCGGTGCTGCTGAGCAATGAAGGCCAGGTGCTTCCGCTGCGGGATGGTGAAACCGTTTCGGTGTTTGGCAGAACCCAGGTGAATTATTATCGCAGCGGCACAGGTTCGGGCGGGAGTGTACGTGTCTCCTACACCACCAACCTGCTGGCTGGGCTGCGCAGCAAAAAGAACCTTGCTGTCAACGAAGAGCTGGCGGCGGTCTATGAGAAGTGGATCGAGCACAATCCCTTTGACAACGGCGGCGGGGCCTGGGCGGCAGAGCCGTGGAATCAGCAGGAAATGCCTCTGACCGATGAACTGGTAGCCCAGGCCAGAAGCAAGTCGGATAAGGCGGTTATTATCATCGGACGCACAGCAGGGGAAGATCAGGATAACGCCGATGCGCCGGGAAGCTACCAGTTAACGGCGGACGAGCAGACGATGCTGAAGCAGGTAACGGCTTATTTTGAGCAAACCATCGTCGTGCTGAATGTGTCGAATATTATGGATATGAGCTGGCTGAATGATACCAGCTATGTGCATCCTATTCCTTGTGTGATTTACTCCTGGCATGGCGGGATGGAGGGAGGCAATGCCATTGCCGACGTGCTGTCCGGAGAAGTGACGCCAAGTGGTAAATTAACCGATACCATCGCGTATTCCATCAACGATTATCCTTCAACTGCAAATTACGGCAATGAGTTCAAAAACTTCTATCAGGAAGATATCTATGTGGGCTACCGTTATTTCGAAACCTTCTGCCCGGAAAAGGTTCAGTTCGAGTTCGGCTACGGGATATCTTATACCACCTTCAATATCGAGCCGGAAGAAGCCAAGCTGGTCAGCCGGGACAGTAAGAAGTATGTTGAAATCGCGGTGAACGTAACCAATACAGGAACCGTTTATGCCGGAAAAGAGGTTGTCCAGGTCTATTACGAAGCACCGCAAGGCAAGCTGGGACAACCGGCCAAAGTGCTGGCGGCATTCGGCAAAACCGGGGTCCTCCAGCCGGGTGAGTCGCAGCGCCTCCTTGTGAGCTTCCCGGTTCACTCGATGGCCTCTTATGATGACGCCGGTGTGACCGGGCATCCTTCTGCTTATGTGCTGGAAGCGGGGACCTACCGTATTTATGCAGGATGCAGCATCAAGAAACTGGCGGAAGTGCAGGTAGAGGGACGCAGCGGATATGTGCTGGATGCTCTTGAGGTGGCTGAACAGCTGCAAGAGGCGCTGGCGCCAACCGAAAGCTTTACGCGGATGAAGCCGGGCGCCCGGAAGGAAGACGGCTCCTACGAACTGCTCTATGTTGACGTACCCACACGCAAGGTTTCGATGAAAGAGCGGATTGAGCAGAATCTGCCCGCAACGCTTGAACAGACCGGCAATCAAGGCTATACCTTAAGGGATGTCCGTGATGGAAAAGTAGACATGACCGCCTTCATCGCGCAACTGAGCGACCAGGATCTGGCCGTCATCGTCAGAGGGGAAGGGATGAGCAGTCCGCTGGTTACACCGGGGACGGCTTCGGCTTTTGGCGGGGTCAGCGACCAGTTGTTCAACTACGGGATTCCGGTAGCTTGTACGGCAGACGGCCCTTCCGGGATCCGGATGGACAGCGGACACAAGGCAACTCAGGTTCCAATCGGTACACTGCTTGCAGCTACCTGGAATGCCGAGCTGGTTGAAGAGCTGTATGTTATGGAAGGCCAGGAGCTGGTCAGAAACGGTGTGGACACTTTGCTCGGGCCGGGACTGAATATCCGCCGCAGTCCGCTTAACGGGCGCAACTTTGAGTATTTTTCGGAGGACCCGCTGATTTCCGGGGTTTTTGCGGCAGCATGCACGCGCGGGATTATGAGAGGCGGTTCTAATGCCACCCTCAAGCACTTTGCCTGCAATAACCAGGAGAAGCACCGCAGCAAGGTGGATGCCATCGTATCTGAACGCGCTGTCCGTGAGATTTATCTGAAGGGCTTTGAGATTGCAGTAAAAGAGGGTGGGGCCAACTCGGTCATGACCTCCTATAATCCGATTAACGGACATTGGGCCGCTTCGAACTATGACTTGAACACTACGATCCTACGCGGAGAATGGGGTTTCCAGGGCATCGTGATGACCGACTGGTGGGCAATCATGAATGATGTTGTGGATGGGGGACCGGCAGACCGCAAGAACACAAACTGGATGGTCCGTGCTCAAAATGACTTATACATGGTAGTAAGCAACTATGGCTCCGAAGTCAATGCCTATGATGACAATACGCTGGATTCGCTGGACAATGGCACGCTGACCCGGGGCGAACTGCAGCGCTCAGCGATGAATATCTGCCGATTCATTATGAATGCGCCAGTATTCTCAAGACCGCATGTGAGTGAGGAAACGGTCGAGAGCTTCAAGGCCAACCTGACTCTTTCAGCTGAACAGGCACAGTCGCTGGCCCACAATGCACAGGTGAAGCCGGATGCAGCCGGGCGGGCTGTTATCAATGTGGAACAAGCCGGGGAGTACCGGATTATCGTGGGCATCATGAGCACCGAAACGGAATTGGCGCAGAGTGCATGTAATGTGACACTGAACGATCAGATGCTGGCCACTATTCAGACGAACGGTACGGACGGCAGATGGATCAGACAGAAGCTGGTGAAGGTCCGGCTGGAAGCCGGCCTGTATGAAATGAAGCTGGATTTCGTTAAGCCGGGCTTGCAGATTGACTGGATTGAATTCAAATTATTGTAGTGCAAGTGTTCATCATATTTAAGAGTTAAGATAATCAGCATGGAGAAAAAACGGCCTCGCTATTACAGCAAGGCCGTTTTTATTTTTGGGGCCAGAGGGATTTGGAGATATTTGTCGAATTAGCTTAGGTATAGCTTGCATGTGAAGGAGGTGAATCCCGGTGCCGCTGGTGAAGTCTTCGGCAGGCATACGGGAGAGGCAATGTGGAACTGGCTGAGAACACCCAAAGCACTGGTGGCCGAGCAGGAGAGTGTGGACCAACTTGCGGAGACGCCAGCAGAAACCTTCGATCCCAAAATTGTTATCATAACCGGAACAAGCGGTGCAGGGCGGAAGCGTACGGCCAAAGAGCTTAGTGCCGCTCTTGGAATCCCTTATGTCATCCCCTATACTACACGTGCGATTCGTTCTCAGGAGCGGGACGGGGAGCATTATCATTTCATCTCTGAGGGTGACTTTCAAGCAATGGCCGATAAGCATGCCTTCATCCAGTCAGTCCATTTAGAGCGGGGGCGCTATGGCATTGCAGAGGTTGAGCTTGTGAAGGGTCTGGAACAGCATAATGCTGTCATTGTTGTGGTGAATCATGAAGGTGTCAGGGCATTTCGGGAGAAATACGGCGAGGATGCCTTGCGGATTTTTATATACGTGACGAAGAAGGATATCCAGCTGCGGCTGGAACGGGAAGCAGCTCCGTTTGACCTGATAGATGAGTACTTGGGAAATTATACGGAGCAAGTAGTCTATAAAAGAGAATCGGAGTTTTTAATTCAAAATATGGACCCGGAAGTCACGGTCCAGAGAATCAAGGAGTTTGTGGAGACGAGAATATCAAGGCAGATTTAGAGTGTGCAACCAGATATAAACGGCAAGAAGGCACCCTTAGAGGGTGCCTTCTTGCCGTTTATGTGCGCCCGGCATGGGCGATAACTCGGCGGTGAAAGTCCGCTACAGGCTTGGCAGTAGGAACTGTTAGCCAAAGGCAAGGGTGTCCGCCGCGAGGCGGAATCTGAAGGAAGCCGGAGGCAAAACCTCGGTCTGACGAACAGAAATCACATACAAGGCATACTGGGACGGACGAGCTTGCATATCAAAGCAAAGTCCAATACTGCCCGAATCCCAGCATGTAAATGTGGCAGATAGATGAGGGGAAGGTTATCGCTCTTACCCGGGGAGGTCTCACAGACGTCCGGTAGGAAAAAAAATCCGAACGACGGAGTAAAGCTTGCTGTGAGAAGTCAGCAGAGGCCATAGTACCGGGAAGTTTTTTTTTTCGGGAAGGGCCAAACAATCGTAAGTCTCGAGTACACACGGAAAGGAGAGTCGGTGCAATGAAAGCAGAATACCGAAAGGGCTGCCGGCAAAGGGATAGCGTGGAACGCGAAGAGTATGCGGGAGCGCGGAGTGCCGGCATTCGGGAACGTAGAGAAAGAGGCGGTGCAGCGGACCTGCTCGAACAGATTCTGGACAGAGATAACCTGAACAGAGCGTACAAGCAGGTCAAACGCAACCATGGAGCGCCAGGAATCGACGGAATGACCGTAGAAGAGGCGCTGCCGTGGTTGCAGGAACATAAGGACGAACTTCTGCAAAGGATCCGGGAAGGCGAATACAAGCCTAGCCCGGTACGGCGCAAGGAAATTCCCAAACCAGATGGAAGCGGAATGCGGAAGCTGGGCATCCCCACGGTCATCGACCGGGTGATTCAGCAGGCTATCGCTCAGAAGCTGCAGCCCTTGTTTGAGCCGCTCTTTTTAGACGGAAGCTACGGCTACCGCCCCGGACGGAGTGCACAGCAGGCGATCCGGAAGGTAAAAGAATATGCACAGGAAGGCTACGGCTACGCAGTCGAAATCGACCTCTCCAAATACTTTGACACCCTGAACCATGAGCTGCTAATGAATCTCCTGCGTAAACAAATTCAAGATAAGCGTGTAACCGAGCTGATTAAAAAAATATCTGAAAAGTGGGGTTATGGAGAATGGGGTACACTGCAAAACCGAGGAAGGCTCTCCGCAAGGAGGCCCCTTATCTCCATTGCTTGCGAATATTTATCTGAACGAATTCGACCAGGAGATGAAGGGCCGTGGAGTGAACGTCATCCGGTATGCGGATGACATCGTGGTGGTCGCCAAAAGCAAACGGGCAGCAACGCGGCTTCTGGAAACCTGCCGGAAGTACCTGGAGAATAAACTCAGACTCCAGATGAATCCGCAGAAGAGTAAGGTTGTGAGCGTTGTGGCCCGGAAGCATTTCAAGTTTCTCGGCTTTGCCTTGGGCAAGAACGGAAATGGGCTGTATATACGCGCCCACGGTCAATCCCTTGCCAAAGCAAAGAGGAAGTTGAAAGAACTGACGAGCCGCAGTCAGGGCAGGAATGTACGACAAGTCATGGAAAAGGTGAAAGCCTACATTCGTGGCTGGATTGGCTACTTCTACGTAGCCGATATGAAACGGACCCTACAAAGCTGGAGCGAATGGGTGCGTAGAAGGCTTCGAATGTACATCTGGAAACAGTGGAAGAAGCCCAAAACAAAGGTACAAAACCTAAAGAAACTGGGAATACCGGAGTGGCAGGCCCACCAATGGGGGAACTCCCGTCTGGGCTACTGGCGAGTGGCCGGAAGCCCGGTGCTGTCTCGGTCCATAACAAACGAAAAGCTCGTACAAGCCGGGTATTATGACTTCCCTGCACAGTACGAGCATCTACGTAAATTGCACTTATACGGTTGAACCGCCGTATACCGAACGGTACGTACGGTGGTGTGAGAGGTCGGCTGCTCAGTTAATGGGTAGCCTCCTACTCGATTGAGCGGGAGGAGGGAAAAGCTATGTTTAGAGCGGAAACAACTCGGTTACATTACAAGAAGTAAGGGCTCTCCAGACGGAATCAATTCAACTCAAGAGGAGGAAACATAAAATGACTGACCAATACAAGATGCAGGACCCGGTTAAGCAGTACACTAAGGCTGGTCCGGAATTTGAGCAGCAGCAGAACCCTCCAGGCCTTGAACAGGAAATGAACCCGCTGCCGGATGCGGGGCAAGATACGTACCGCGGAACAGGGCGTCTTGCCGGCCGCAAAGCGATTGTCACCGGAGCGGACAGCGGAATCGGCCGCGCGGTGGCGGTTGCCTTTGCCCGGGAAGGTGCAGATGTGGTTCTCTCTTATATGCCTGAGGAAGAGAAGGATGCTCAGGAAGTGATTAAGCTAGTGCAGGAAGCCGGCCGCACCGCAGTCGCCGTGCCGGGTGATCTGAAGGATGAGCAATACAGTGAACAGCTCGTGGCTGCCGCGGTGGAGAAGCTGGGAGGCATTGATATTCTGGCGAATATCGCGGGTATGCAGCAGTTTGTCCCGGAGATTGCCGACCTTACCACAGAGCAGTTCGATGCCACGTTCAAAACCAATGTCTACGGACTGTTCTGGCTGTGCAAAGCGGCGCTTAAGCATATGAAGCCGGGCAGCACGATTATCAACACCTCTTCGATTCAGGCTTATGAGCCTTCGCCGATTCTGCTGGATTACGCGACAACCAAGGCTGCGATCAATACGTTCAGCAAGTCTCTCGCGCAGCAGGTTGCCGGGAAGGGTATCCGGGTCAACGTTGTGGCCCCTGGTCCGGTATGGACGCCGCTCCAGGTATCCGGCGGACAACCGACGGAGGTGCTGAAGGATTTCGGAGCGAAGACCCCGCTTGGCCGACCGGGCCAGCCGGCCGAAATGGCTCCGGCCTATGTGTTCCTGGCCAGCCAAGAGTCAAGCTACATCAGCGGTGAAACGCTGAACGCCAACGGCGGCATGCCGACGCCATAAGCGTTGGTTCCGGGAGGCGGGCCAGGACAGCTGCCGCCTGCATTAAGCTGGATATGCCCGCCTGCGGGCATCGTGAATACTGTACAGACCGCCCCTTAAATAGGGGCTTTTTTTGAGATGTAAGGATTTATGTGTTTCACGCCACAAATCCTGGCTGCATACCCTCCCGTTCAGCCGAATAAAATGTAATATTCGTTGTCCGGGGATGGAGAGGGTGATACTATGCAAATTCATGTTGTGCAAGCAGGTCAATCGCTGTACGGTATCGCACAGGCTTATGGGGTAAGCGCAGGTGAGATTAGTGAGGCAAATCAACTGTCCGCACCTGGCAGACTGGTGGTTGGACAAACGCTGGTAATTCCAATAACAGGGATGTATTACTGGGTTCAGCCAGGAGACAGCTTGTATACTATCGCCCGAAGGTTTGGTATAGGCATAAGTGATTTGGCTGCAAGCAATCAGTTATCGTTGAATCAGCCATTGCAGATAGGGCTTCGCTTATATATTCCGCCTGGACCGAAGCGGACCGCCGAAATTAACGCCTACATAGAGCCAAGAGGGGAAGCAGTATCCCAGAGCTTGCAGGCCGCTGCCGCAGAAGCTGCGCCCCATCTCACGTATCTGGCTCCCTTCAGCTTCCAGGTGCAGCGGGATGGTTCACTGGAGGCGCCGCCTCTAGATGATCTGGCTTCGACTGCCGCACAGAACCGGGTAACCTTGATGATGGTTGTGACCAATCTGGAGAATGCGCAGTTCAGCTCCGAGCTGGGGCGGATCATTTTAAATGATCAGGCTGTTCAAAGCCGATTGCTGGAAAACATCATCAGCACCGCGAAGCAGCTGGGTTTCCGGGACATCCATTTTGACTTTGAATTTCTCCGTCCGGAGGACCGTGAGGCGTACAATGCTTTTCTGCGGAAAGCAGCGGGCCGGATTCATCAGGAGGGGTTCCTGCTGTCAACCGCTTTGGCCCCTAAGACCAGCAGAACCCAGACAGGTGCCTGGTATACCGCCCACGATTATAAGGTGCATGGCGAGGTTGCCGATTTTGTGATCATTATGACGTATGAGTGGGGGTATAGCGGAGGGCCGCCAATGCCGGTCTCGCCGATCGGGCCTGTCCGCAAGGTATTGGAGTATGCCTTAAGTGAAATGCCGGGCTCCAAAATCATGATGGGACAGAACCTCTACGGCTATGACTGGACGTTGCCTTATGTTGCGGGAGGAGCCTATGCCAAAGCACTAAGTCCCCAGGCGGCGATTGATCTGGCCAGAACCAGGAACGCGGCGATTCAGTACGACTATAAGGATCAGGCGCCGCATTTTGACTATACCGACGATGCCGGCAAGCGGCATAAGGTCTGGTTCGAGGACGCCCGGTCAATTCAGGCCAAATTCACGCTGCTGAAGGAGTTGGGTCTCAGAGGGATCAGCTACTGGAAGCTGGGGCTTCCATTTCCGCAGAACTGGCTGCTGATTGAGGATAATTTTCGGGTGGTTAAAAGATAACCGGATTAGGCGAGAGGATCTGTGGACGGATAAAAGGCAGACCCAGACACAGGCCCGAAAGACACCTCAAGGGGTGTCTTTCGGGCCTGTGCTCATCTGGGCCTACAAGCTTATCCGCCGGTTCCCATAAGGCCCTTCAGACCGTTAAAAAAGGGCCGGATGGTTTTGATCATACCGTAGCCCATCTTCATCACCGGCATCGCCTTTTGGATAAATCCCAGGAAGCGCAAGCCGCCGCTAAGCCCCGACGCTATGCCTCCGCCTGCACCTGCTCCCGAACCTCCCAAAAGTGAGCCGAGAAGCGGCATGAACGAGGAAACTTCAGCTTTCTGCTTACGGTTGGATGGTTTCCTGCCGGATTTCTGGGTTGTAGTTGTATAGGGTCTGGAGAGAATCAGCGCTTCCTTTTCCACCCCGGTGATATAACCTACATACGAACGTCCGTCATGAAGTGTAATGCAGACTGGCCGGCCCTTCAGCGCCTTGGCCCGCTTGCGGATCTTAGTTGGCTGTCCCATTTGCTATTCACCTCGTTGTACTATTTACTCCTATATTACTCAAGGAATGGGGTGCGGTTTGTGCGAATGGGAAAATTTTTAGGGGGGAATACCAGCGTCACTGTCACCAAGTGCAAGCGTACGGGTTAGATTGAAAATTTGTTGATAACCTTGTTGTACTCGTTTTGTATGACTTGGGCAGGTTCAATTTGGGCGTATTGTTGTTTGTGATTTAGATAAC
This genomic window contains:
- a CDS encoding glycoside hydrolase family 3 C-terminal domain-containing protein, which encodes MTTQYLGVPLEGFAEFSRTVGAEGAVLLSNEGQVLPLRDGETVSVFGRTQVNYYRSGTGSGGSVRVSYTTNLLAGLRSKKNLAVNEELAAVYEKWIEHNPFDNGGGAWAAEPWNQQEMPLTDELVAQARSKSDKAVIIIGRTAGEDQDNADAPGSYQLTADEQTMLKQVTAYFEQTIVVLNVSNIMDMSWLNDTSYVHPIPCVIYSWHGGMEGGNAIADVLSGEVTPSGKLTDTIAYSINDYPSTANYGNEFKNFYQEDIYVGYRYFETFCPEKVQFEFGYGISYTTFNIEPEEAKLVSRDSKKYVEIAVNVTNTGTVYAGKEVVQVYYEAPQGKLGQPAKVLAAFGKTGVLQPGESQRLLVSFPVHSMASYDDAGVTGHPSAYVLEAGTYRIYAGCSIKKLAEVQVEGRSGYVLDALEVAEQLQEALAPTESFTRMKPGARKEDGSYELLYVDVPTRKVSMKERIEQNLPATLEQTGNQGYTLRDVRDGKVDMTAFIAQLSDQDLAVIVRGEGMSSPLVTPGTASAFGGVSDQLFNYGIPVACTADGPSGIRMDSGHKATQVPIGTLLAATWNAELVEELYVMEGQELVRNGVDTLLGPGLNIRRSPLNGRNFEYFSEDPLISGVFAAACTRGIMRGGSNATLKHFACNNQEKHRSKVDAIVSERAVREIYLKGFEIAVKEGGANSVMTSYNPINGHWAASNYDLNTTILRGEWGFQGIVMTDWWAIMNDVVDGGPADRKNTNWMVRAQNDLYMVVSNYGSEVNAYDDNTLDSLDNGTLTRGELQRSAMNICRFIMNAPVFSRPHVSEETVESFKANLTLSAEQAQSLAHNAQVKPDAAGRAVINVEQAGEYRIIVGIMSTETELAQSACNVTLNDQMLATIQTNGTDGRWIRQKLVKVRLEAGLYEMKLDFVKPGLQIDWIEFKLL
- a CDS encoding reverse transcriptase domain-containing protein produces the protein MKAEYRKGCRQRDSVEREEYAGARSAGIRERRERGGAADLLEQILDRDNLNRAYKQVKRNHGAPGIDGMTVEEALPWLQEHKDELLQRIREGEYKPSPVRRKEIPKPDGSGMRKLGIPTVIDRVIQQAIAQKLQPLFEPLFLDGSYGYRPGRSAQQAIRKVKEYAQEGYGYAVEIDLSKYFDTLNHELLMNLLRKQIQDKRVTELIKKISEKWGYGEWGTLQNRGRLSARRPLISIACEYLSERIRPGDEGPWSERHPVCG
- a CDS encoding helix-turn-helix transcriptional regulator; protein product: MKEAAIRITRLLQELDGDRELSSLMYREIMLTRLRTVLPFDAACCTSVDPVTLLTTGAMTEQGIEAIHGNLLDNEYLDDDYNKFTDLAQAPVAAGSLWEATAGQPMRSRRYREVLHQAGFGDELRAVLKVGNACWGFLTLFRQRGGGYFQPEEITLISDAGPLIASQLKAKALSRMRGSGLEQPLEEGILVLNEQLVPVSLNSGGKYWLDKLRLTERQAPQSLPGPIRSVSLRALAEGKTPDRSFPGAKLCVPVETGQFLTLTASKLEGPSGLVQLAVSFTATKASELLPLITEAYGLTEREKEIVDQLSKGKSTKELAQYLHISAYTVQDHLKSIFTKAGVSSRRELIWLLYSQYHSN
- a CDS encoding LysM peptidoglycan-binding domain-containing protein, coding for MQIHVVQAGQSLYGIAQAYGVSAGEISEANQLSAPGRLVVGQTLVIPITGMYYWVQPGDSLYTIARRFGIGISDLAASNQLSLNQPLQIGLRLYIPPGPKRTAEINAYIEPRGEAVSQSLQAAAAEAAPHLTYLAPFSFQVQRDGSLEAPPLDDLASTAAQNRVTLMMVVTNLENAQFSSELGRIILNDQAVQSRLLENIISTAKQLGFRDIHFDFEFLRPEDREAYNAFLRKAAGRIHQEGFLLSTALAPKTSRTQTGAWYTAHDYKVHGEVADFVIIMTYEWGYSGGPPMPVSPIGPVRKVLEYALSEMPGSKIMMGQNLYGYDWTLPYVAGGAYAKALSPQAAIDLARTRNAAIQYDYKDQAPHFDYTDDAGKRHKVWFEDARSIQAKFTLLKELGLRGISYWKLGLPFPQNWLLIEDNFRVVKR
- a CDS encoding SDR family oxidoreductase, producing the protein MQDPVKQYTKAGPEFEQQQNPPGLEQEMNPLPDAGQDTYRGTGRLAGRKAIVTGADSGIGRAVAVAFAREGADVVLSYMPEEEKDAQEVIKLVQEAGRTAVAVPGDLKDEQYSEQLVAAAVEKLGGIDILANIAGMQQFVPEIADLTTEQFDATFKTNVYGLFWLCKAALKHMKPGSTIINTSSIQAYEPSPILLDYATTKAAINTFSKSLAQQVAGKGIRVNVVAPGPVWTPLQVSGGQPTEVLKDFGAKTPLGRPGQPAEMAPAYVFLASQESSYISGETLNANGGMPTP
- a CDS encoding group II intron maturase-specific domain-containing protein codes for the protein MLANIYLNEFDQEMKGRGVNVIRYADDIVVVAKSKRAATRLLETCRKYLENKLRLQMNPQKSKVVSVVARKHFKFLGFALGKNGNGLYIRAHGQSLAKAKRKLKELTSRSQGRNVRQVMEKVKAYIRGWIGYFYVADMKRTLQSWSEWVRRRLRMYIWKQWKKPKTKVQNLKKLGIPEWQAHQWGNSRLGYWRVAGSPVLSRSITNEKLVQAGYYDFPAQYEHLRKLHLYG
- a CDS encoding guanylate kinase gives rise to the protein MKEVNPGAAGEVFGRHTGEAMWNWLRTPKALVAEQESVDQLAETPAETFDPKIVIITGTSGAGRKRTAKELSAALGIPYVIPYTTRAIRSQERDGEHYHFISEGDFQAMADKHAFIQSVHLERGRYGIAEVELVKGLEQHNAVIVVVNHEGVRAFREKYGEDALRIFIYVTKKDIQLRLEREAAPFDLIDEYLGNYTEQVVYKRESEFLIQNMDPEVTVQRIKEFVETRISRQI
- a CDS encoding saccharopine dehydrogenase family protein, with amino-acid sequence MRTDIVVIGGYGHVGAQICLLLSDRFPGVVYAAGRSLDRAEQFCKSTGGRVSPLQMDAAEAFSAEKMRGVKMVIMCLDQQDSSFAETCLTGGIHYIDITANLAFFGQMARLNQSGNKVGATAVLSVGLAPGLTNLLAGEARLMMDEVQQLDIAIMLGLGDSHGQAAIEWTVDNLSARFEILQDGKMANVDSFTGAKRTDWGAGLGIRRAYRFPFSDQLILPQTLGIPSVSTRLCFDSRAATGGIALLQKLGLLRWLRRGRLRAAAVRSFGKIRCGTERYAIKVEATGLKNGAKATAEYVIQGFRESAVTAQVAAIAAGAVYSNGSGTPGIYHLEQLLRVRMGEDRISLYLPGKESEGVEEITGLYCWSRVSV